GAAATATGACTTAGAAGCTTGGATGCCTGCTCAGGGAAGGTACCGTGAAATGGTTAGTTGTAGCAATGTAACTGATTGGCAAGCATTTAGGCTTAGAATAAGGCTTATAAGGAGAAAAGGAATGGTTAAAGAATATCTCCATACACTTAATAGTACCGCGATAGCGAGTACCAGAACAATTACCGCAATACTTGAAAACTTCCAAGAACCAGATGGAACAGTTATTGTTCCAAAAGTGTTGAGGAAGTATCTAGAAGTATTTAAATCTGCGCCAATAGATGCTATTCACCCTGTTAAGAAGGAAAAGAACTAAACAATTCCGTAATTGCTTATATAATGATTCGTTTTTAAATAATCACTCCTAGTAATCCTACTGTATTATTCTTCTATGCGTATTATAAGGTATACTAGTTAATTATTCTCAAAACGGGTGATATTGTTGAATAGTGATAAAGAAATACTGGATTTTGAAGTTTCAAAGGTTCAAGTAATGCTTTTACTCGATTTTGACGATGAAAGCGAGAAAGCTTTACAGTTAGCTTGGAATATCGCCGAAGAATTACTTGATAAAGAAAATATTTGGGTAGAAGTCATACCTATTCACACATGGATCGGTGATCCCTTAGGTATCGAATATGCTGATTTACCCAAGATCATAATCAATGGTAAAACTATGTTTATAGGCAGAGCGCCAACAAAAAAAGAATTCATTGAAGCTATTCTGGATAGAGTCAATAAAGGCGCGTTTATCAAAGAAGAAGCATTTATTACTGCAGCTAGAATATGGGACCAAGGGTTTCTAGCCGCCGCCCTTGTTGATACATTCTAGTAATAAACAAATCTTTATAAGGATGATTAAACAAAACATATAAATGCCGAGCAGTCCACCGCCCACAAGAAATCATTATACATGATACCACCACCGCCCGGTAATATGGTATGTTTAATAATTTTGCCATAACCGTACATGGTCTCTAACAAAACGGTATCTTACACATTCAATGACATTTATGCTGACCAGAATAATCTGGTATAACAATTAATACACCTAACCCATGGCCTCCAGGGTTTTTCCCGCGGAGGCCGGGTAAAGGCCTCCGGGAGGCTATGGGTTAGGCGGTGGTGGTTTAAGGGCGGTGGGCTGCGATGAGGCATTTCTTATTTCTAACCATTTAGTTGTTTCCCTTAAAGCATGGTGCATTGATTCTATTTCGTCATTGGTTATCATGTATTCTTTCGTGAAAACGCTTAGAAAATAATCGCCTGCTCCTGTTCGGTCTTGAACTGGTTTTTGCCTAGATCCAATGATCATGTATTTATCTCTGAAAATTAGAATAGGTGGGTTTTCACTATTTGTTATTATAAATAATGTATTCTTACTTATTTTGCTAAGTTTTTCTGCTATATGATTTACATCTTTCGCCTGTGTTATATGAATAGCTTCATCTAAACCCATATGAACAATATTTGATAAATTCATTGCATCTAAGGAATCACTTGTTCTCTTAGTTACGATTATATTTTGTTTGTTAACTATACGTGAAAATCCTTGAATATCGGTTGCAACTATTTTTGAAACCATCCTTATTTGTCTGAGTAACGATGTTGAGATTTCTCCAAGAACAGGGTTTACTATAGAGACATCTGCCTTCTCATTTTTAATATACATATTAATTTGTGGAGCCCGATCAACTACTATGATTGTTCTCTTAGGCCCTTCATAAATTAGTTTAAATATATTTGTATTTGTAGAGAACTGTTCCTGTGCAATATATCTTAATAGTTTGTTACTATAATATATGATTGGAGATATAACTGTGTATATTTTTACATTGTATTTACTATCGGTAATAAAAGGTATGGATGAATAGTATACTCCTCCACCCAGTCTTTTATCAAGTAATTTTCTCTGAACCACTATTATATCATATGTGAAGTTACCGTATAATCTAATATTATACTTCATTTTATCAACTTCTTATACTTCTTCTCTGAAGAAGCTAAGTATTTCTTGTTTAATCCTCTAGCATGATACTCTCTTATATGAATAATTAGATCATATGGTGAGAAAAAGAAACTATTCTCTACAGGATAGTTCCTAGGACGTCTTTTTTCTAGATCTAAACAAGTAGATGCTGCATGAATACATATAGGACAAGCAATCATTCCAGTAATTTTATCTCTACACGTGTAAAGAATTATACCGTCTACTTCAACCCTATACTTCTCCCATTTAGGCTCCCAAGTATAAGCCATAACGAACACCACATAAAAATCCGTCTCAACAATATTTTATATTTTTAATAAAAATAATATCAAAAACATATTATTAAACAGTTCAAGATAATTAAAAAATAATTAATCCATAGAAGTCAGGGTTAAATGAATGGGTCGCCTCCGGCCTGGCCGCATCATCGGCAAGTACGGCCTCTAACTTATGGGGGCAGGAGCCGTTCATCCCCTTATAATAATTGTTTTATATTCCACTGATAAGTATTATCCTATTAGGCAAAGAAACTGCCTAGCGAAACTGTTAAATATTTTTGTCAAACGATCTAATTGGCAGGTGAATACAAAAGACCTGCTCGGATGCGGGTGTGTGAATAAAGACCTAAGGGGTAGGTGTTGAACTGTGAGAATCTCAAGATGAAGGGTTTTCCTCCCCCTCCAAACACCTTCTACGGGGTGGTGAAGTCAGTGATCCACTCTGGGAAGGTGTGGATGAGGAGGGGGAGTGGGGTTACCCGGATCGGGGGCGAGACCTATGAAATGCTCCCCAATGAAAGGGGAGACGAGGTTGGTGTGCCCCAAAGCCTACATAGGCCAATCAAAGCCTATGTAGGCTAAACCCCAGTGCCTGAATATATGATGAGCTTTCAGCGAACTGATCAGCCGGTTGATCCTTCTTCATCCTTTCCGGTCAGAACTATTTTTCATCACAGAACCCCGTGATGTGCTGTATCAACTAGTATTTTATATATCATTGTCGCCTTTTTTATTATCATGTTTATCTGGTAATCATGTTTATCCTTATAGACGAGCTTGAGAAATTCTTTACTATAATTTGTTAGTTCTTCTAGTTCCTTAACAATAGATTCTAAGTGCTTAACTCTATCATGTTCCATTATGATCAATCCTTGATTATTCTATTCTTTCCAATAACTATATTCTAGGTATAATCACGTTTTTCTCGTATTCTCCTAGTTTGAATGATCTACTATTTAATCGGACTACATGGTATTTCTTAACGTATACGAGGAAATCATCAATGGGGAATAATGGTAGATTTAATCCTTTTATCCAGTAATGTATTGGTAAGACATTGTTGGGTTGAACTTCTGTAATTATATCCCATGCTTCATCAGGACCTATAGTATATGTGCCTCCTACCGGTATAATTAATAAGTCTAAGTTTCTAAGTTCACCGACTAACTCGCTGGATAGTTTATGTCCTAGATCTCCTAAGTGCGCTATCCTATATCCTTCAACTTCTACGATATAGATTGTATTGATGCCTCTTCTTCTGCCCTGGAACTTGTCATGATAGGTTTTTATCCCCTTTATCTTGATGTCATCTATATATGCTTCTCCATGAAATTCTTTGAATACTCTGCTATCTTCTTTCCTAACTATATCTACTGCGTTATGATCAAAATGATCATGAGTAACTAGTATTAGATCCCCTTTCACATTAGGTCTAGGTAAACCTATACTTACTCCATCATGTGGATCAAAAACTATTGTGTAACCATTGCTTCTCCTGAGGGAAACACATGCGTGTCCATGCCACTCGACTATAACCATATATAATTCACCTAGGTATGACTCTTATTTTTGAAAACCTTATTGGCGGTGTCCATACATGTATCCATTTCTCTGTTCTCTTACCAATCATATCTATCCTAAATAGTTCATCATATATGTTCCCAGCAAGCATAACGTTTCTAACAGGTTTTAACACTCCATTATCAACAAGCCATGCAGGAGTAGCTACTACACTATACTCGCCTGTTTCCGGATTACTGCTATGAGCTCCTTGTAGACCTTTAACTAGTAATCCCTTCCTAGTTTCTTTGATTATTTCGTCAAAGCTTGCATCACCTTGCTTTACATAGATGTTTGTTGGATATATTCTTGGTATAGAATTATAGGATTGACGCATAGCGTTTCCAGTGCTTTCTCCACCATATCTTCTTGCCCAGTAATGATTGAATAAGAATTGTTTCAGTATACCGTTTTCTATCAGTATTTTCTTCTTCATACTTACTCCTTCATGATCGAATAATGCTGTGAAGAGCCCTTGATTCAGTGTTCCATCATCAATTAATGTAAGGATCTCTGAGGCTATTTTTTCATTTTCTCTTCCCCTATAAGGACTCCTACCACGAACTACATTATCTCCTTTTAGAGCTTCGAATAATGTATAGTTGAATAGGCTCTCAATGGCTGAAGCATTCATTATAACAGGATAGTTTCCTGGCTCGATCTTGACTGGTTTTAAACATGATAGTGTTTCTTCAACTGCTCTCTTAGCTAAGTATTCGATACTTGGTATTGATGTTCTAGAGTGATCACCCGTTGTGACGATTGGTGTAGTATTACCAGCCTCAGAGGCTAGTGTTTCAAGGAATACTATGCTAGCTGTTAAATGCTGTATATTGGATAAACCATTAGTGTTCAGTATAGCAATGCTTGTCCTATTAACACTAATGCCTCCATAAACCATAGTTATTCTTTTATCTACTAATGTGTTCTCTAATAGTTGCTTTGTTTTCTCAATAATTGTGTCTTCATCTATTTCAGCTAGCTGCGGAGAGAATATGTTTTTAACTGTGCGGTATTCTTGTGGTGGAGGAAATCCTGGCCAGTCCTTGTCCTCATTTGAAGCCTTAGCTATTGCTACGGCTTTTTCGGCAAGTTTTCCTAGTTCTTGGGGGATAAGTTTGTTTGTTGATGCGAAGCCAAGTTTTTTACCAAGTGAGACACGCAGACTTATTCCTCCGTTCCTGCTTGTTGTTGTTTCTGTTATTTTATTGTTTTGTATTGTGGATTCTATTTCCTTTGTTTTAACAATATAGACTTCTGCTTCATCCGCTCCATACCTAATTGCTTCGCGAAGAGCTAGAATTCCCAAATCATATATGTTTATTTCTGAGCTAACCATTACTTAGCACCTCCAATTAAGATTTTATCAACTCTAATATGAGGCCCACCATCTGAGACAAAAGCTGTTTGTCCCTTACCGCACCTACCATAAAAGTATTGAAAATCTTTACCTACCCCGCTCACATATTTTAGTGTATCAATAGTGTTCCCGCTTATGCTCATATTCCTAACAGGTCTTCCTATTTCTCCATTAACAATTTCATATGCTTCCTGAATCCCTACCTGAAATGTTCCATCTAAATTGGCTTGTCCGCCACGAAAACTTACGAGGTAATAACCATACTTAATATCTTCAAGTAGCTCTTCTAAAGACATATCTCGAGGCGCAATATATGTTGTTCTCATCCTAATCAGGGGAGGAACATTGTAGTCCTCGGCTCTAGCGTTACCGGTTGGTTTCATATTCAACATAGCAGAAAATTTCCGATCAACCATTAATTCTTTAAGCACTCCATTTTCAACTATCTTAACAGGTCTTGTTTCAACACCTTCATCATCATATTTGAATGTGCCATAGGCATCTGGTATTGTTGGATCATCGACTATTGTAACTAGTTCGCTGACAATCTTTTTGCCTAACTTATCAGCCAATATACTGCCAGAAACTGTGAGGTCGGCTTCTGCTAAATGACCGAATGCTTCATGAGCGAAAACACCAACGACTTCGGGAGCTAGTATTGCCGGGTATAATCCTCCTTTTGGAGTAATAGCTTTTAATTGGTTAAGAACTCTTTTAACCAGTGTATCGGCTATTTCTTCCTGAGGATATTTATTGAAAATAACGTATCCCCTACGTGTGCCCAGCTCTGTTCTCGCAGAAGCGGCAACATCATTTTCTCTGCCTGTAACCCATGAATAAAGCCATGTATAATTATAGTGTTGCTCAATAAAGCGATCCTCGCTTGACACATATATTGTTCTACCAGTAATGTCCTTGTATCTTGTAGTAATGGTTTTAATAGCTTCGCTTCTCGAAAATACTTCTCTGCTAAGCTTTAATAAATCATTTATTTTTTGTCCCGGAGAAATACTCCTAGGATCCTCTTCTAGTTTAGAATGAACAATATCATGTCTTCCAGGAAGCATTGTTAATTTAACATTTGTTTTACCCGATAAAAGCCTTGCAATTTTCAGTGCTGACTCAAGTGTTTTAAGCATGTTATCCCATGATAAATTATTTGTTGATGCAAAGCCTAATCCACCATTATATAATACACGAATACCTGCACCTGTAACAATTGTGCTAGAGGCTTCATCAACTATATAATCACGAATTGTGATCGAGTTTTCAATGTGATCTTCAATTCTTATATCGATAAAATCAGCGCCTTTCTCTAACCCAATATTTATCAGTTTAGATAATTCATCCTCGGTTAACATGTGATCACCTATAAATCAAATTATTTTTTAATCCAGATAATATGTTATCTTGGAAATAGATTATTAATGCTATACTTATACCGAGAAATAAGCAACTAGGCGGTTTGAAATGATTTTGTTTATAATGGGGCTAATTGGCTTATTGCTAATATCTATTCCTTCAACAGTTTTACTTCTTATATATGTTGTATTTTATCTTTATGGAACAAGATATAGGCTGCCTAGAATACAGGATACCATGTATAATGGTATAGTATCAATTATTATTCCTGTAAGGAATGAACCAATCGAGTTAATGCAAGAAGCCCTCAATGATATATATAGTTGGAATATAAGGGACAATATAGAAGTTATCATTATCTCCGATGATCCCCCTGAAAGACTAGCTGATATAGAAAAACTTGTATATTCTTGGAGGCAACGTGGATTAAATGTCCATCTTATATGGCGATCTGAGCCGAAAGGATATAAGGCTGGAGCATTAAATACTGCATTGCTTGCTTCCCGCGGCAAATACTTATACGTTGTAGACGTGGATAGTAGAGTATCCCCTAGCTTCATAGTTAAAGCCGCCAATATAATGATGAAAAATAAAAATGTTGCAGCTGTTGTTGCAAGATGGACTGGTAAAAATAGAGATACCAGGGTAGCTGAAGCAGTATTTGCTTCAATGAAGTTTATTGTTGATGCTCTCTATAAGGGTAGAAGCGCTCTAAATCTACCAGTATTCCCTGTTGGAACAGGAACATTGTTTAATGCAGAATTTATACGTAGAGAGCTGGGTGGATGGGATGAGGAGAGAATTCAAGATGACATGGAGATTGGCTGCAGAATAATGGCTAGAGGCAAGGAAATACTGTTTTTAGACGATGAAAAAGTCTATGTTGAGGTTCCGAGGAGATTTAAGAGCTTAAGAGTTCAACAGGAGAGATGGGCTTATGGCTCAGCTGATACAGCTATTGCTAGGTTTAAAGATATATTAAAGGCTCCTCTTCCATGGTATGCTAAGCTTGAAGCTTTTAATTTCCTACTACAATACCTGCCAGCTTTCCTTATATTTCTAGGATTCCTCATAGTTGCACCGATAAGTTATTTTCTAAACTATGATTTTTTCAAGGAGCTATGGATACTAGGTGTTCCATGGCTTGTATCAGCTGTTCTCTACATTAGATACTATGCTAGAAGCCTGGGGGAGTGCGGATATAGCGTTTGGAGATCAATAGTTAACCTGGGAAGATCATCGGCTATAACGGCTCTACTAACTCCCACGATAAGCTATGCTTTAATAAAGGCTTTTCTAAGAATTAAAATGAGTTTTAAGAGAACCCCCAAGGGCATACATGAGCATATAACTAATAGTTATCGTGTACCAGTAGAAATCATTATAGGCGTATTAATTCTATTAACAGGGATAATACTAGTAATATATGGAATAGTTTATACTGGTCTTTGGTGTTTATTCTATAGTGCTGGGTACCTCTACGGAATTTACAGGTGGGGTAAAGATCTCCTATTTAAGTGAGTTATTTATATCAATGGTGAAAATGTATTGCCAATAGAGTTTGCTAAGCACAAGTATAGTGATAGAAAAATATTATCTATGCTTAGACCATATGTTGCTGAATGGTTTAGTAAAACATATAAGAAATTTACACCACCTCAGAGAATGGCTATACCATTTATTAAAAATGGATACAACGTACTTATATCAAGCCCTACAGGTACTGGTAAAACATTAGCTGTTTTTCTAGGAATACTCGATAATCTTTATGCAGAAGCTGAAAAAGAGGGAAAGCTTCCGGAAGGTGTTTATGTAGTCTATGTGAGTCCTCTGAGAGCTTTAAACAATGATATGCGTAGAAACTTATTAAAACCTATACATGGGATCAGGGAAGCCGCAAAGAAACACGGCATCGATCTCCCAGAGATAAAAGTGGGTGTTAGAACAAGTGATACAAGCCCGTATGAGAAGCAGAAAATGATAAAGGATCCCCCACATATATTGATCACGACACCTGAAAGCTTAGCAATTGCACTAAATGCTCCAAGGTTTCGGGAACGGTTGAAAAATACTAGAATAATAATCATAGATGAAATACACGAGCTAGCAAATAGTAAGAGAGGAAGTCATCTAAGCCTAAGTATTGAAAGATTAGAAAACCTAGCT
This is a stretch of genomic DNA from Staphylothermus hellenicus DSM 12710. It encodes these proteins:
- a CDS encoding PfkB family carbohydrate kinase, which encodes MKYNIRLYGNFTYDIIVVQRKLLDKRLGGGVYYSSIPFITDSKYNVKIYTVISPIIYYSNKLLRYIAQEQFSTNTNIFKLIYEGPKRTIIVVDRAPQINMYIKNEKADVSIVNPVLGEISTSLLRQIRMVSKIVATDIQGFSRIVNKQNIIVTKRTSDSLDAMNLSNIVHMGLDEAIHITQAKDVNHIAEKLSKISKNTLFIITNSENPPILIFRDKYMIIGSRQKPVQDRTGAGDYFLSVFTKEYMITNDEIESMHHALRETTKWLEIRNASSQPTALKPPPPNP
- a CDS encoding MBL fold metallo-hydrolase, which gives rise to MVIVEWHGHACVSLRRSNGYTIVFDPHDGVSIGLPRPNVKGDLILVTHDHFDHNAVDIVRKEDSRVFKEFHGEAYIDDIKIKGIKTYHDKFQGRRRGINTIYIVEVEGYRIAHLGDLGHKLSSELVGELRNLDLLIIPVGGTYTIGPDEAWDIITEVQPNNVLPIHYWIKGLNLPLFPIDDFLVYVKKYHVVRLNSRSFKLGEYEKNVIIPRI
- a CDS encoding TldD/PmbA family protein — its product is MVSSEINIYDLGILALREAIRYGADEAEVYIVKTKEIESTIQNNKITETTTSRNGGISLRVSLGKKLGFASTNKLIPQELGKLAEKAVAIAKASNEDKDWPGFPPPQEYRTVKNIFSPQLAEIDEDTIIEKTKQLLENTLVDKRITMVYGGISVNRTSIAILNTNGLSNIQHLTASIVFLETLASEAGNTTPIVTTGDHSRTSIPSIEYLAKRAVEETLSCLKPVKIEPGNYPVIMNASAIESLFNYTLFEALKGDNVVRGRSPYRGRENEKIASEILTLIDDGTLNQGLFTALFDHEGVSMKKKILIENGILKQFLFNHYWARRYGGESTGNAMRQSYNSIPRIYPTNIYVKQGDASFDEIIKETRKGLLVKGLQGAHSSNPETGEYSVVATPAWLVDNGVLKPVRNVMLAGNIYDELFRIDMIGKRTEKWIHVWTPPIRFSKIRVIPR
- the tldD gene encoding zinc metalloprotease TldD is translated as MLTEDELSKLINIGLEKGADFIDIRIEDHIENSITIRDYIVDEASSTIVTGAGIRVLYNGGLGFASTNNLSWDNMLKTLESALKIARLLSGKTNVKLTMLPGRHDIVHSKLEEDPRSISPGQKINDLLKLSREVFSRSEAIKTITTRYKDITGRTIYVSSEDRFIEQHYNYTWLYSWVTGRENDVAASARTELGTRRGYVIFNKYPQEEIADTLVKRVLNQLKAITPKGGLYPAILAPEVVGVFAHEAFGHLAEADLTVSGSILADKLGKKIVSELVTIVDDPTIPDAYGTFKYDDEGVETRPVKIVENGVLKELMVDRKFSAMLNMKPTGNARAEDYNVPPLIRMRTTYIAPRDMSLEELLEDIKYGYYLVSFRGGQANLDGTFQVGIQEAYEIVNGEIGRPVRNMSISGNTIDTLKYVSGVGKDFQYFYGRCGKGQTAFVSDGGPHIRVDKILIGGAK
- a CDS encoding glycosyltransferase, encoding MILFIMGLIGLLLISIPSTVLLLIYVVFYLYGTRYRLPRIQDTMYNGIVSIIIPVRNEPIELMQEALNDIYSWNIRDNIEVIIISDDPPERLADIEKLVYSWRQRGLNVHLIWRSEPKGYKAGALNTALLASRGKYLYVVDVDSRVSPSFIVKAANIMMKNKNVAAVVARWTGKNRDTRVAEAVFASMKFIVDALYKGRSALNLPVFPVGTGTLFNAEFIRRELGGWDEERIQDDMEIGCRIMARGKEILFLDDEKVYVEVPRRFKSLRVQQERWAYGSADTAIARFKDILKAPLPWYAKLEAFNFLLQYLPAFLIFLGFLIVAPISYFLNYDFFKELWILGVPWLVSAVLYIRYYARSLGECGYSVWRSIVNLGRSSAITALLTPTISYALIKAFLRIKMSFKRTPKGIHEHITNSYRVPVEIIIGVLILLTGIILVIYGIVYTGLWCLFYSAGYLYGIYRWGKDLLFK